A region of the Paenibacillus sp. J23TS9 genome:
CAGGAGCTCCAGTACGATTTCCTTGCAGACCATGAACAGGCGATTGCAGCAGCACTGCGGTTCTCACTTACTGTACCTGGCGTGGATACGGCCATCGTCGGAACACAAAAGCCGGGGAGATGGTCCGAAAATGCTAAGCTTTTGCAGACCAGTTCATTGCCCGAACAAGTGTATGAGGAAATCAGGGCGCGCTGGAAGGAAGTCGCGGGAGATGACTGGGTGGGAAAAACCTGATTCACCCGCACGCAGACAAGGCAGCCGCAAAAAAGCTTGGCCTGTACAGGCCAAGCTTTTTCACTTACAACATTATAAAAAAACAACATATGAAAAATTCATAATAGTTGTGAGGGGAAATCATATAATCCTGGAAATATAATAATGAAATGAGATAAGGGGGAGAACGGTGTGGGAACGATCTGGAAGGGCGGAACGATCTACACGATGAAGCAGGAGCTTCAAACGGTTGAAGCTGTATTTACAGAAGGCGGAACCATTCGGGAGATCGGTAAGCTGGACGAGTTAATGCATAAGTACAGCGGGCAAATCACAGAAGTTCAAGAACTTGGTGGCGGGGTGATGTTCCCCGGTTGGGTGGACAGTCATATGCATTTGATTGGGCATGGGGAGACATTCCTCAAGCTGCAGCTGGGCAGCTGTACAAGCAGGGAGGAATTACTGGAGGCCGTTCGGGATCAGGCAGAACTATTACCGGAGGGTATGTGGATCATCGGAGAAGGCTGGAATGAGAATAATTGGGTGGATTCATGCTTACCTGAGAGAGAACAGCTGGACCTCGCTGCACCCGGACATCCGGTCCTGCTTAGAAGAATTTGCAGGCATGTTATCGCAGTTAATTTTGCTGCACTTGAAGCTGCAGGTATCAAAGAAGGCTGCCCTGAGGTGGCAGGAGGAGTCCTGGGCAGAACTACAGTAGGAACATTAAGCGGAATCCTCAAGGAAAAAGCACAAGACCTTATACTCGAAGCTGTACCGGGTGTAACAGAGGAATATCTGGAGGCGGCATTAACTGCGGCTATACAAGATTGCTGGTCCAACGGCTTAACAGGCTGTCATACGGAGGATTTAAGTTATTATGGAGGATGTGCACGCACGATGCGTGCATTTAATACCGTTATTCATGAGCATGAAAAGCATTTTAGAGCTCATCTGCTTGTCCATCATTTGGCGCTGGATGAATGGCTGGAGGAAATGAAAGGAAAGGGTATCGAATCCCCTATGCTGGAATTTGGAGCCATGAAGCTCTTTGCAGATGGGGCGCTTGGTGGCAGAACTGCATTACTCAGCCGGCCATATGCAGATGCACCTGAAACATCCGGTATCGCTGTCCATAGTGATGTGGAATTGGAGGAGCTGATAGTTCTTGCGAGAAAGCATGGCATGTCCGTAGCTTCACATACAATCGGAGATGGGGCGGCAGAAAAAGTACTCCGGTATTTGGAGAAGCATCCATGTCCGGAAGGCAAGAGAGACCGGCTGATTCATGGACAAATTTTGCGTCCGGAGTTGGTAGAACAGATGAAAAGACTGCCGTTGATAACGGATATTCAGCCAAGCTTCGTCGCTTCAGACTTTCCATGGGTGATGGATCGGATCGGAGAGCCTGAAAACTTGTTAATCTATGCTTGGAAAACACTGCTTAACCATGGAATACATTGTGCAGGGGGCTCCGACTCACCGATTGAGAAGGTGTCACCGCTTGAAGGCATTCATGCGGCAGTCACGAGAACCAAACCGAATCAACCTGCAGTATATGGGGAAGAGGAGAGGCTCAGTATGTACGAAGCCATATCCTTGTATACCACGGGAAGCGCTCATGCCATTCTTCATGAAATGGACCGGGGAATGATTGAAGAAGGTTTTGCTGCGGATTTCACGATTTTAAGCCGGGATCCATTTGAGGAGGAACCTCAGGCATTGCTGCAAAATTCTATTCAAATGACCGTGGTTAACGGCAGCATCGTGTATCAAAACGAATAAATGAAAGCTAGATACGTCGTACAACATAACAAAGCAAATTAAAACCTTATAGTAATAAATTCACCATGTGAAAAATTCACAATAGAAAAACCTTGTTCTTGTTCGTTCTAGAGACCATTTCATGTAACCAACAAACAATCATATCTATCTACAAGATGGGTATAAAAGGAGCGAAGTTTACGTAAATATAATTATGTTAACTTAAATAGAGTACATTCATCTTTACTCCTGAATCAGTTGAGCTTTATTGACATTGGTACATCAGGGAGTACACTCTAATTATACCCAGAGGGGTATGTGAACATATTTAACAAGAAGGTGGGGTGCTTACTGTGCAGCATGTAACCAATCTGAATCAAATTAAAGATCAGATTCAGCAAGCTTCACTAACCTTACTGCTGATCAAAACAGATCATTGTGGTGTGTGCGACAGTGTCATGGCCAAGCTGGATGACAAGCTGCCATCTTTTCCGCAAGTTAAGGGCATCTATATTCGGATGGAAGAAGCTCCGGAGGTGTCCGGTGAATATCTCGTTTTTACAGCGCCCACACTGCTTCTGTTCATGGAAGGCAAGGAAGTCTTTCGCCAGTCCCGGTTTATTCTTATGGGAGATGTGGAGAAGCAGCTTCAAGGCTGGAGTGAAGCACTGCAATTAAATGGTTTAGAATCCGAGCAGTACGAATAGCAGATATTCGAACTTCATATAATGTCCTATTCCGAGCCTTGTTCTGCATATAAATGTAGAAGAGGGGAGAGTGATTTTGGCATGGACAAGATTGTCAAAAGATATTATCAACTGAAGCAGCAGCAAAAGGAAACCGAGCAGGAGCTGAAGGAACTGCGCGATCAGATTATGACCTTTTGTGAGGAGAAGGAAACTTCGGAGTTTGCAGCAGGTGCCTACCGGGTCAAGCTCGTTTCACAGTCCCGAAAGGATTATGATGATGCCAAGCTGTATGAAGCTCTGCCGGATCTGGAGCTGTGGCGGATGCTGTCCAAATCGGATTCATCGAAAATAGCCGGGCTGATCAAGCTGGGGGTTATTAAGGAAGAACGGATTCAAGATACCTATACGCTTAAGCAGATTACACTGCTGCAGGTAGATAAGAAGTAATTAACAATGAAATGGTAATTAAAAAAGCATTCATGCGATCATCAAATGATGTGTTTTTTTGTGAAAAGAACAGCAGGTCTCGCTGAAATTCCATTTCAGAGGCCTGCTGTTCTTCGTTAAAACGGATTTATTTAGATTGGAGATCTTGAAGCAAACGATACAGGATTACACCGGCTTCTGCCCGGGTTAATTTACCCTTTGGATTGAAAGAATGATCCGGATTTCCTTTCAGATAGCCCTTTTGCACAGCATACAAGACAGCTCCCTTTGCAGCATCCTGGATGCTGTTCTGATCTTTAAATGAAAGGTCAGATGCTGTACCGGTCACAGGAGCGCCCAGTGCATTTGCAAGCAGAATGGCTAATTCTTCACGAGTCAGCTGGTGGTTTGAACCCGTTTCTGCTGCACGCTCGCTCCATGTCCTGCCTGTGCCGAGAAGACGGTCAAGGAGTGACAGGAACTCGGCTTGCGTGACTTGATCATTTGGTTTGTACATATCAGATGAATCTTTACCGTTTGCCAGGTAGTGGGCTGCGATGACTTCAATTTCATTTTTGGCCCAGTGATTGACGATATCTGCAAATGTCTTGGAGACTTCGGCAGCGCTGAATGCGCCCAGCTTGGAAGTCTGGAACGAAATGGTGCTAGGACTGTTGTTTCCGGCGGATAGATAAGTCCAATTTCCACCAGTGCTCTGAGTAAAGATTCCAACTTTACTGCGGTTCTTTACTTTAGCTGGATCAATAGCAAGCGTAATAGCAATCGGTGATGTCAACGCTGCTGGTGGTTCATTAATAGTCAGCGCGTTTGAAACGAAATTTACAGTTCCGCCGGTTGGGGCTTGCGGCGTACCAGTAGGTGCGTTGCTAAAGCTGAGTCCAATAATAAGTCCATCTTTCGTGAC
Encoded here:
- a CDS encoding thioredoxin family protein, producing the protein MQHVTNLNQIKDQIQQASLTLLLIKTDHCGVCDSVMAKLDDKLPSFPQVKGIYIRMEEAPEVSGEYLVFTAPTLLLFMEGKEVFRQSRFILMGDVEKQLQGWSEALQLNGLESEQYE
- a CDS encoding amidohydrolase, with translation MGTIWKGGTIYTMKQELQTVEAVFTEGGTIREIGKLDELMHKYSGQITEVQELGGGVMFPGWVDSHMHLIGHGETFLKLQLGSCTSREELLEAVRDQAELLPEGMWIIGEGWNENNWVDSCLPEREQLDLAAPGHPVLLRRICRHVIAVNFAALEAAGIKEGCPEVAGGVLGRTTVGTLSGILKEKAQDLILEAVPGVTEEYLEAALTAAIQDCWSNGLTGCHTEDLSYYGGCARTMRAFNTVIHEHEKHFRAHLLVHHLALDEWLEEMKGKGIESPMLEFGAMKLFADGALGGRTALLSRPYADAPETSGIAVHSDVELEELIVLARKHGMSVASHTIGDGAAEKVLRYLEKHPCPEGKRDRLIHGQILRPELVEQMKRLPLITDIQPSFVASDFPWVMDRIGEPENLLIYAWKTLLNHGIHCAGGSDSPIEKVSPLEGIHAAVTRTKPNQPAVYGEEERLSMYEAISLYTTGSAHAILHEMDRGMIEEGFAADFTILSRDPFEEEPQALLQNSIQMTVVNGSIVYQNE